A region from the Vicia villosa cultivar HV-30 ecotype Madison, WI linkage group LG3, Vvil1.0, whole genome shotgun sequence genome encodes:
- the LOC131661294 gene encoding protein DEFECTIVE IN MERISTEM SILENCING 3-like isoform X1, producing MILIDFGQTVQIMSPYVIVAAALIHEIMSQPTSNSSNQVSNQHLVHTMPVFLQGTSASVPMDMSESSMDTKDNVQNRELINAENSITHSKKLEDELLMFGKKIKQHEKRVNLLNREKVKLDGSIIHLQVAIGKSKSSSATKIDNAEDTLSTTEEEVLEQILQHERSAAGVLCHIKTRYGSHASLLAPTKDILGIVPMLGRVEDDNLNRLFSEYLGVETMLAIVCKTYEGVQAIEMYDKEGCINKSRGLHGLGASIGKTLDGRFLVICLESLRPYEGKYVVDDPHRRLDILNPRLPNGECPAGFLGFAVNMINIDTENLFCVTQSGFGLRETLFYNLFSCLQVYKTGAEMVQALPFITDGALSLDGGMIRGCGVFSFGKREDVNVRFPKPERSAVLDEQVKIEKELKDAQREKEKLLEDLKRENTLLDIARLHFTTKKNDFLDYLASSSKAAQRQLHNAARSMPR from the exons atgattttgattgattttggTCAAACGGTACAGATTATGTCGCCGTACGTGATTGTGGCTGCAG CACTCATTCACGAAATCATGTCTCAACCAACAAGCAACAGCAGCAACCAAGTCAGCAACCAG CATTTGGTTCATACCATGCCAGTGTTTCTCCAAGGGACCTCGGCATCAGTGCCAATGGATATGAGTGAAAGCTCCATGGACACAAAAGACAACGTGCAAAATAGAGAATTGATAAATGCAGAAAATAGCATCACGCACTCCAAG AAACTAGAAGACGAACTGCTTATGTTTGGGAAGAAAATTAAGCAGCATGAGAAAAGAGTGAATCTTTTGAACAGGGAAAAAGTCAAATTAGACGGCTCCATTATTCACTTGCAAG TTGCTATTGGGAAATCAAAGTCTTCAAGCGCAACAAAGATTGATAATGCAGAGGATACCCTCAGTACAACCGAGGAGGAGGTACTTGAACAGATATTGCAGCACGAAAGATCTGCTGCTGGTGTTTTGTGCCATATAAAGACTCGTTATGGATCGCATGCTTCTCTTCTTGCACCAACAAAGGATATTTTAGGTATTGTTCCTATGCTGGGAAGAGTTGAGGATGACAATCTCAACAG ACTTTTCTCAGAGTATCTCGGAGTGGAGACTATGTTGGCAATTGTTTGTAAAACTTATGAAGGAGTTCAAGCTATCGAAATGTATGACAAGGAAGGCTGCATAAATAAAAGTAGGGGTCTTCATGGGCTAGGTGCAAGTATTGGAAAGACTTTGGACGGTCGATTTTTAGTCATATGTCTTGAATCTCTAAG GCCTTATGAGGGTAAATACGTGGTTGATGATCCACACAGGAGGTTGGACATTTTAAACCCAAGATTGCCCAATGGGGAGTGTCCGGCTGGATTTCTTGGGTTTGCTGTGAATATGATTAATATAGACACAGAGAACCTATTTTGTGTAACTCAGAGTGGTTTTGGCCTCAGAGAAACTCTGTTTTATAATCTCTTTTCTTGTTTACAAGTATATAAGACTGGGGCTGAAATGGTACAAGCACTTCCTTTCATAACTGACGGAGCTCTTTCTTTAGATGGAGGAATGATTAGGGGTTGTGGTGTATTTTCCTTCGGCAAAAG GGAAGATGTTAATGTGAGATTCCCCAAACCAGAAAGATCAGCTGTGCTTGATGAGCAAGTTAAAATTGAGAAGGAACTGAAGGACGCCCAACGGGAGAAGGAAAAACTTTTGGAGGATCTAAAAAGGGAAAATACATTATTGGACATAGCAAGGCTCCATTTCACAACAAAgaagaatgattttcttgattattTGGCTTCTTCATCAAAGGCAGCCCAG CGCCAGCTTCACAATGCTGCTCGTTCCATGCCCCGATGA
- the LOC131661294 gene encoding protein DEFECTIVE IN MERISTEM SILENCING 3-like isoform X2 — protein MILIDFGQTVQIMSPYVIVAAALIHEIMSQPTSNSSNQHLVHTMPVFLQGTSASVPMDMSESSMDTKDNVQNRELINAENSITHSKKLEDELLMFGKKIKQHEKRVNLLNREKVKLDGSIIHLQVAIGKSKSSSATKIDNAEDTLSTTEEEVLEQILQHERSAAGVLCHIKTRYGSHASLLAPTKDILGIVPMLGRVEDDNLNRLFSEYLGVETMLAIVCKTYEGVQAIEMYDKEGCINKSRGLHGLGASIGKTLDGRFLVICLESLRPYEGKYVVDDPHRRLDILNPRLPNGECPAGFLGFAVNMINIDTENLFCVTQSGFGLRETLFYNLFSCLQVYKTGAEMVQALPFITDGALSLDGGMIRGCGVFSFGKREDVNVRFPKPERSAVLDEQVKIEKELKDAQREKEKLLEDLKRENTLLDIARLHFTTKKNDFLDYLASSSKAAQRQLHNAARSMPR, from the exons atgattttgattgattttggTCAAACGGTACAGATTATGTCGCCGTACGTGATTGTGGCTGCAG CACTCATTCACGAAATCATGTCTCAACCAACAAGCAACAGCAGCAACCAA CATTTGGTTCATACCATGCCAGTGTTTCTCCAAGGGACCTCGGCATCAGTGCCAATGGATATGAGTGAAAGCTCCATGGACACAAAAGACAACGTGCAAAATAGAGAATTGATAAATGCAGAAAATAGCATCACGCACTCCAAG AAACTAGAAGACGAACTGCTTATGTTTGGGAAGAAAATTAAGCAGCATGAGAAAAGAGTGAATCTTTTGAACAGGGAAAAAGTCAAATTAGACGGCTCCATTATTCACTTGCAAG TTGCTATTGGGAAATCAAAGTCTTCAAGCGCAACAAAGATTGATAATGCAGAGGATACCCTCAGTACAACCGAGGAGGAGGTACTTGAACAGATATTGCAGCACGAAAGATCTGCTGCTGGTGTTTTGTGCCATATAAAGACTCGTTATGGATCGCATGCTTCTCTTCTTGCACCAACAAAGGATATTTTAGGTATTGTTCCTATGCTGGGAAGAGTTGAGGATGACAATCTCAACAG ACTTTTCTCAGAGTATCTCGGAGTGGAGACTATGTTGGCAATTGTTTGTAAAACTTATGAAGGAGTTCAAGCTATCGAAATGTATGACAAGGAAGGCTGCATAAATAAAAGTAGGGGTCTTCATGGGCTAGGTGCAAGTATTGGAAAGACTTTGGACGGTCGATTTTTAGTCATATGTCTTGAATCTCTAAG GCCTTATGAGGGTAAATACGTGGTTGATGATCCACACAGGAGGTTGGACATTTTAAACCCAAGATTGCCCAATGGGGAGTGTCCGGCTGGATTTCTTGGGTTTGCTGTGAATATGATTAATATAGACACAGAGAACCTATTTTGTGTAACTCAGAGTGGTTTTGGCCTCAGAGAAACTCTGTTTTATAATCTCTTTTCTTGTTTACAAGTATATAAGACTGGGGCTGAAATGGTACAAGCACTTCCTTTCATAACTGACGGAGCTCTTTCTTTAGATGGAGGAATGATTAGGGGTTGTGGTGTATTTTCCTTCGGCAAAAG GGAAGATGTTAATGTGAGATTCCCCAAACCAGAAAGATCAGCTGTGCTTGATGAGCAAGTTAAAATTGAGAAGGAACTGAAGGACGCCCAACGGGAGAAGGAAAAACTTTTGGAGGATCTAAAAAGGGAAAATACATTATTGGACATAGCAAGGCTCCATTTCACAACAAAgaagaatgattttcttgattattTGGCTTCTTCATCAAAGGCAGCCCAG CGCCAGCTTCACAATGCTGCTCGTTCCATGCCCCGATGA
- the LOC131661294 gene encoding protein DEFECTIVE IN MERISTEM SILENCING 3-like isoform X3: MSQPTSNSSNQVSNQHLVHTMPVFLQGTSASVPMDMSESSMDTKDNVQNRELINAENSITHSKKLEDELLMFGKKIKQHEKRVNLLNREKVKLDGSIIHLQVAIGKSKSSSATKIDNAEDTLSTTEEEVLEQILQHERSAAGVLCHIKTRYGSHASLLAPTKDILGIVPMLGRVEDDNLNRLFSEYLGVETMLAIVCKTYEGVQAIEMYDKEGCINKSRGLHGLGASIGKTLDGRFLVICLESLRPYEGKYVVDDPHRRLDILNPRLPNGECPAGFLGFAVNMINIDTENLFCVTQSGFGLRETLFYNLFSCLQVYKTGAEMVQALPFITDGALSLDGGMIRGCGVFSFGKREDVNVRFPKPERSAVLDEQVKIEKELKDAQREKEKLLEDLKRENTLLDIARLHFTTKKNDFLDYLASSSKAAQRQLHNAARSMPR; the protein is encoded by the exons ATGTCTCAACCAACAAGCAACAGCAGCAACCAAGTCAGCAACCAG CATTTGGTTCATACCATGCCAGTGTTTCTCCAAGGGACCTCGGCATCAGTGCCAATGGATATGAGTGAAAGCTCCATGGACACAAAAGACAACGTGCAAAATAGAGAATTGATAAATGCAGAAAATAGCATCACGCACTCCAAG AAACTAGAAGACGAACTGCTTATGTTTGGGAAGAAAATTAAGCAGCATGAGAAAAGAGTGAATCTTTTGAACAGGGAAAAAGTCAAATTAGACGGCTCCATTATTCACTTGCAAG TTGCTATTGGGAAATCAAAGTCTTCAAGCGCAACAAAGATTGATAATGCAGAGGATACCCTCAGTACAACCGAGGAGGAGGTACTTGAACAGATATTGCAGCACGAAAGATCTGCTGCTGGTGTTTTGTGCCATATAAAGACTCGTTATGGATCGCATGCTTCTCTTCTTGCACCAACAAAGGATATTTTAGGTATTGTTCCTATGCTGGGAAGAGTTGAGGATGACAATCTCAACAG ACTTTTCTCAGAGTATCTCGGAGTGGAGACTATGTTGGCAATTGTTTGTAAAACTTATGAAGGAGTTCAAGCTATCGAAATGTATGACAAGGAAGGCTGCATAAATAAAAGTAGGGGTCTTCATGGGCTAGGTGCAAGTATTGGAAAGACTTTGGACGGTCGATTTTTAGTCATATGTCTTGAATCTCTAAG GCCTTATGAGGGTAAATACGTGGTTGATGATCCACACAGGAGGTTGGACATTTTAAACCCAAGATTGCCCAATGGGGAGTGTCCGGCTGGATTTCTTGGGTTTGCTGTGAATATGATTAATATAGACACAGAGAACCTATTTTGTGTAACTCAGAGTGGTTTTGGCCTCAGAGAAACTCTGTTTTATAATCTCTTTTCTTGTTTACAAGTATATAAGACTGGGGCTGAAATGGTACAAGCACTTCCTTTCATAACTGACGGAGCTCTTTCTTTAGATGGAGGAATGATTAGGGGTTGTGGTGTATTTTCCTTCGGCAAAAG GGAAGATGTTAATGTGAGATTCCCCAAACCAGAAAGATCAGCTGTGCTTGATGAGCAAGTTAAAATTGAGAAGGAACTGAAGGACGCCCAACGGGAGAAGGAAAAACTTTTGGAGGATCTAAAAAGGGAAAATACATTATTGGACATAGCAAGGCTCCATTTCACAACAAAgaagaatgattttcttgattattTGGCTTCTTCATCAAAGGCAGCCCAG CGCCAGCTTCACAATGCTGCTCGTTCCATGCCCCGATGA
- the LOC131661294 gene encoding protein DEFECTIVE IN MERISTEM SILENCING 3-like isoform X4 produces MSQPTSNSSNQHLVHTMPVFLQGTSASVPMDMSESSMDTKDNVQNRELINAENSITHSKKLEDELLMFGKKIKQHEKRVNLLNREKVKLDGSIIHLQVAIGKSKSSSATKIDNAEDTLSTTEEEVLEQILQHERSAAGVLCHIKTRYGSHASLLAPTKDILGIVPMLGRVEDDNLNRLFSEYLGVETMLAIVCKTYEGVQAIEMYDKEGCINKSRGLHGLGASIGKTLDGRFLVICLESLRPYEGKYVVDDPHRRLDILNPRLPNGECPAGFLGFAVNMINIDTENLFCVTQSGFGLRETLFYNLFSCLQVYKTGAEMVQALPFITDGALSLDGGMIRGCGVFSFGKREDVNVRFPKPERSAVLDEQVKIEKELKDAQREKEKLLEDLKRENTLLDIARLHFTTKKNDFLDYLASSSKAAQRQLHNAARSMPR; encoded by the exons ATGTCTCAACCAACAAGCAACAGCAGCAACCAA CATTTGGTTCATACCATGCCAGTGTTTCTCCAAGGGACCTCGGCATCAGTGCCAATGGATATGAGTGAAAGCTCCATGGACACAAAAGACAACGTGCAAAATAGAGAATTGATAAATGCAGAAAATAGCATCACGCACTCCAAG AAACTAGAAGACGAACTGCTTATGTTTGGGAAGAAAATTAAGCAGCATGAGAAAAGAGTGAATCTTTTGAACAGGGAAAAAGTCAAATTAGACGGCTCCATTATTCACTTGCAAG TTGCTATTGGGAAATCAAAGTCTTCAAGCGCAACAAAGATTGATAATGCAGAGGATACCCTCAGTACAACCGAGGAGGAGGTACTTGAACAGATATTGCAGCACGAAAGATCTGCTGCTGGTGTTTTGTGCCATATAAAGACTCGTTATGGATCGCATGCTTCTCTTCTTGCACCAACAAAGGATATTTTAGGTATTGTTCCTATGCTGGGAAGAGTTGAGGATGACAATCTCAACAG ACTTTTCTCAGAGTATCTCGGAGTGGAGACTATGTTGGCAATTGTTTGTAAAACTTATGAAGGAGTTCAAGCTATCGAAATGTATGACAAGGAAGGCTGCATAAATAAAAGTAGGGGTCTTCATGGGCTAGGTGCAAGTATTGGAAAGACTTTGGACGGTCGATTTTTAGTCATATGTCTTGAATCTCTAAG GCCTTATGAGGGTAAATACGTGGTTGATGATCCACACAGGAGGTTGGACATTTTAAACCCAAGATTGCCCAATGGGGAGTGTCCGGCTGGATTTCTTGGGTTTGCTGTGAATATGATTAATATAGACACAGAGAACCTATTTTGTGTAACTCAGAGTGGTTTTGGCCTCAGAGAAACTCTGTTTTATAATCTCTTTTCTTGTTTACAAGTATATAAGACTGGGGCTGAAATGGTACAAGCACTTCCTTTCATAACTGACGGAGCTCTTTCTTTAGATGGAGGAATGATTAGGGGTTGTGGTGTATTTTCCTTCGGCAAAAG GGAAGATGTTAATGTGAGATTCCCCAAACCAGAAAGATCAGCTGTGCTTGATGAGCAAGTTAAAATTGAGAAGGAACTGAAGGACGCCCAACGGGAGAAGGAAAAACTTTTGGAGGATCTAAAAAGGGAAAATACATTATTGGACATAGCAAGGCTCCATTTCACAACAAAgaagaatgattttcttgattattTGGCTTCTTCATCAAAGGCAGCCCAG CGCCAGCTTCACAATGCTGCTCGTTCCATGCCCCGATGA